The Fragaria vesca subsp. vesca linkage group LG2, FraVesHawaii_1.0, whole genome shotgun sequence genome includes a window with the following:
- the LOC101295471 gene encoding probable galacturonosyltransferase 6-like codes for MKPFRRCQRILILALLSLSVFAPILFVSQRLKNLNYTGRKEFVEDLSNIKYRTDSLKLSAVEQEAGEGLKEPRKVLYEDKDVVSAVSYSLGENQDGKGSGNVGGTTDIAERTENGTNDGSKDIQFQQREMSSASGEKGKLNQALVQHEQSVVSQSRKVIDQRIREIKSNHPVQKVNSNIQRVTDKINEMKDQMIRAKAYMTFAPPNSQLVKELRLRTKEVERVVGRTHKDSDLSRSGLQKMRNLEASLSKASRAFPDCSAMTTKLRSMTHSAEEQVGLQRKQVTFLYHLAGSTTPKGLHCLSMQLTAEYFALESKERQFPNQHKLHDPQLYHYAVFSDNVLACAVVVNSTVSTALEPEKIVFHVVTDLLNFPALSMWFLLNPPGKATIQVQSIESFEWLSTKHKRPLIQKSTNPRYTSELNHLRFYLPDIFPALNKVVLFDHDVVVQRDLSRLWSVNMKGKVNAAVETCRDSEPSFLEMDTFINFSDPYVANRFDVNACTWAFGMNLFNLQNWRRHKLTTLYHKYMQLGSKRPLWVAGSLPLGWITFYNQTLALDRRWHALGLGYESGVVQGDVERAAVIHYDGIMKPWLDIAIGRYKGYWSKYLNYDHSHLQRCNIHA; via the exons ATGAAGCCATTTCGTCGATGCCAGAGGATCCTCATCCTCGCTCTGCTCTCGCTCTCTGTTTTCGCTCCAATCCTCTTCGTCTCCCAAAGGCTCAAGAATCTCAATTATACCG GGCGGAAGGAGTTCGTTGAAGATTTATCCAATATT AAATACAGGACTGATAGTTTGAAGCTTAGTGCTGTTGAGCAG GAAGCGGGTGAGGGTTTGAAAGAGCCAAGGAAAGTTTTGTATGAAGATAAGGATGTAGTTTCTGCTGTTAGTTACAGTCTTGGTGAGAATCAAGATGGTAAGGGATCTGGAAATGTTGGAGGCACTACTGATATTGCGGAAAGAACTGAAAATG GAACCAATGATGGGAGCAAAGATATACAATTTCAGCAGAGAGAAATGTCATCTGCTTCTGGTGAAAAG GGGAAACTTAACCAAGCATTGGTCCAACATGAACAGAGTGTAGTGTCTCAGTCAAGGAAAGTGATAGATCAGAGAATAAGAGAGATCAAATCAAACCATCCTGTTCAAAAAGTGAATTCAAATATCCAGAGAGTGACAGACAAAATAAATGAGATGAAAGATCAGATGATTAGAGCTAAAGCATACATGACTTTTGCACCACCTAACTCACAATTGGTGAAGGAGTTGAGACTGCGAACTAAAGAGGTGGAACGTGTGGTTGGTAGAACCCACAAGGATTCTGATTTATCTCGGAG CGGTTTGCAGAAAATGAGAAACTTGGAGGCCTCACTATCCAAAGCCAGCCGTGCTTTCCCAGACTGCTCTGCCATGACCACAAAACTACGTTCAATGACTCACAGTGCTGAAGAGCAAGTTGGGTTGCAGAGGAAGCAAGTCACATTTCTTTATCACCTTGCTGGAAGCACTACCCCAAAAGGTCTTCATTGTCTTTCTATGCAGTTGACTGCAGAGTATTTCGCTTTGGAGTCCAAGGAAAGGCAATTTCCTAACCAACACAAGTTGCATGATCCGCAGCTCTATCATTATGCTGTCTTCTCCGACAATGTTCTGGCATGTGCCGTGGTTGTGAACTCCACTGTTTCCACTGCCCTG GAACCAGAGAAGATTGTTTTCCATGTGGTGACTGATTTGCTCAATTTTCCAGCCTTGTCAATGTGGTTCTTGTTGAATCCTCCGGGAAAAGCCACTATCCAAGTCCAGAGCATAGAGAGTTTTGAATGGTTGTCTACCAAGCATAAGAGACCATTAATTCAGAAGTCCACTAACCCTAGATATACATCTGAACTCAACCACCTCCGTTTCTATCTGCCTGACATTTTCCCTGCACTGAATAAGGTCGTGCTATTTGACCATGATGTCGTAGTTCAAAGGGATCTATCTAGACTGTGGAGTGTTAATATGAAGGGGAAAGTCAATGCCGCAGTTGAGACTTGCCGGGATAGTGAACCATCATTTTTAGAGATGGATACATTTATTAACTTCTCAGATCCATACGTGGCAAATAGGTTTGATGTTAATGCGTGCACATGGGCATTTGGCATGAACTTGTTCAATCTTCAAAATTGGAGGAGGCATAAGCTAACAACTCTATACCATAAATACATGCAATTG GGTTCGAAGAGGCCATTGTGGGTGGCTGGGAGTTTGCCTTTAGGTTGGATCACCTTCTATAACCAGACATTGGCATTGGACAGACGATGGCATGCTCTCGGGCTGGGTTATGAATCGGGTGTGGTTCAGGGCGATGTGGAGCGAGCAGCAGTGATACACTATGATGGAATTATGAAGCCGTGGTTAGATATTGCAATTGGGAGGTACAAGGGGTATTGGAGCAAATATCTCAACTATGATCACTCTCATCTGCAGCGGTGCAACATTCATGCGTAG
- the LOC101298379 gene encoding auxin-induced protein AUX28-like — METELRLGLPGGGGGGGGGGGGEGGGDQVVVMMRKRVFSETESQITTDDESSACVDLKLNLSSKDGSSTAEKSKSLMMNKNKEKNVDLPADPAKPPAKAQVVGWPPVRSFRKNMLSAQKSSTTDESKAGGNAALVKVSMDGAPYLRKVDLNMYKTYPQLSDALAKMFSSFTIGNCGSQGTIDFMNERKLMDLLNDSDYIPTYEDKDGDWMLVGDVPWEMFVESCKRLRIMKGKEAVGLAPRAMEKCKNRS; from the exons ATGGAGACAGAGCTCAGGCTAGGGTTGCCCGGAGGAGGAGGAGGAGGAGGAGGAGGAGGTGGTGGTGAAGGAGGAGGAGATCAGGTGGTGGTGATGATGAGGAAGAGAGTCTTCTCTGAAACCGAGAGTCAGATCACTACTGATGATGAGAGCAGTGCTTGTGTGGATTTGAAGCTCAATCTTTCATCCAAGGATGGTAGCAGCACAGCTGAAAAGTCCAAGAGCTTGATGATGAACAAGAACAAGGAGAAGAACGTGGATCTCCCCGCCGATCCGGCAAAGCCTCCGGCCAA GGCACAAGTAGTGGGTTGGCCGCCGGTGAGATCCTTCCGAAAGAACATGTTGAGCGCACAGAAGAGCAGTACTACTGATGAAAGCAAGGCTGGAGGGAATGCAGCTTTGGTGAAGGTGAGCATGGACGGTGCGCCTTACCTCCGGAAAGTCGACCTGAACATGTACAAGACTTACCCTCAGCTCTCTGACGCCCTAGCCAAAATGTTCAGTTCTTTCACCATTG GTAACTGTGGATCCCAAGGCACAATTGATTTCATGAATGAGAGGAAACTGATGGATCTTCTGAATGATTCTGATTACATCCCCACTTATGAAGACAAGGACGGTGACTGGATGCTTGTTGGTGATGTCCCATGGGA GATGTTTGTTGAATCATGCAAGAGACTGCGTATAATGAAGGGCAAAGAAGCTGTTGGACTTG CGCCAAGAGCCATGGAGAAATGCAAGAACAGAAGCTGA
- the LOC101296050 gene encoding putative uridine kinase C227.14-like, with the protein MEVSLSSATSRSYLYQFSPEPLLLKRVKFPNRDCSALSLSSIRTVGQPLVARTGAPSAKSNSLKVLCSQKREAPVVEGRCIEEVYDALAERLVPTAAAMSNPNLKHIVGLAGPPGAGKSTLASEVVRRVNKLWPQKASSLDSQVTPLEVAAVLPMDGYHLYRSQLDAMENPEEAHARRGAPWTFNPELLLKSLKTLRSQGSVYAPSFDHGVGDPVEDDIFVSIQNKVVIVEGNYLFLDDGVWNEISSMFDEKWFIEVDIDKSMQRVLKRHIATGKPPDVAKWRIEHNDRPNAETIIKSKKNADLIIKSIDF; encoded by the exons ATGGAGGTCTCTCTGTCTTCAGCAACCTCGAGGAGTTATCTATATCAGTTTTCACCAG AACCGTTGCTTCTCAAAAGAGTAAAATTTCCTAATAGGGATTGTTCTGCACTGTCCCTCTCTTCCATCAGAACAGTTGGACAACCCTTGGTTGCTAGAACTGGAGCTCCCTCTGCCAAGAGTAACTCTCTGAAG GTTTTATGTTCTCAAAAAAGGGAAGCTCCTGTAGTAGAGGGCAG GTGTATAGAAGAAGTGTATGATGCTTTGGCTGAACGCCTTGTTCCTACAGCAGCAGCAATGTCAAATCCGAATTTGAA GCATATTGTGGGTTTGGCTGGTCCTCCTGGAGCTGGAAAGAGTACTCTTGCATCTGAAGTAGTACGACGTGTAAACAAGTTATGGCCTCAGAAAGCTTCCTCATTGGATTCCCAAGTTACGCCTCTAGAGGTGGCTGCAGTTCTTCCCATGGATGGGTATCATCTTTACCGTTCTCAGCTGGATGCAATGGAG AATCCTGAGGAAGCTCATGCAAGAAGGGGAG CTCCGTGGACCTTCAACCCTGAACTACTACTCAAGTCATTGAAGACTCTGAGAAGTCAG GGATCAGTATATGCACCTTCATTTGACCATGGCGTTGGAGATCCAGTAGAAGATGATATCTTCGTGAGCATTCA GAATAAAGTGGTCATAGTAGAAGGAAATTATTTGTTCTTGGATGATGGGGTGTGGAATGAAATATCGTCTATGTTTGACGAGAAGTG GTTCATAGAGGTCGATATTGACAAATCCATGCAACGAGTTCTCAAGAGACATATTGCAACAG GGAAACCCCCAGATGTTGCTAAATGGCGG ATTGAGCACAACGACCGGCCTAATGCAGAGACCATAATTAAATCAAAGAAGAATGCTGATTTGATAATCAAATCCATCGACTTCTGA
- the LOC101295765 gene encoding glutathione reductase, chloroplastic-like gives MASCSLSTTPKLTTISSYPTLQTLLFSKKLASFLSLPQTLTSPRLLRSSRHAAFRRRAFSTRAQSDNGAGDPSRHYDFDLFTIGAGSGGVRASRFAANFGAKVAVCELPFATISSETAGGVGGTCVLRGCVPKKLMVYASKYSHEFEDSIGYGWKYETEPKHDWSTLMANKNAELQRLTGIYKNVLKNANVSLLEGRGKIVDPHTVDVDGQLYSARHILISVGGRPFIPDIPGSKYAIDSDAALDLPERPGKIAIVGGGYIALEFAGIFNGLKSDVHVFIRQKQILRGFDDEIRGFLAEQMSLRGIEFHTEESPQAILKSSDGSFSLKTNKGTVEGFSHVMFATGRRPNTKNLGLEAVGVKMANSGAIEVDEFSRTSVPSIWAVGDVTDRVNLTPVALMEGGALAKTLFLNEPTKPDYRAIPSAVFSQPPIGQVGLSEEQATEQYGDVDIYTSNFKPMKATLSGLPDRVFMKLIVCAKTNKILGLHMCGDDSPEIVQGFAVAVKAGLTKADLDATIGIHPTAAEELVTMRTPTRKIRKNPPPQEKTDTDVKAAAGV, from the exons ATGGCGAGCTGCTCTCTCTCCACCACCCCAAAGCTCACCACCATCTCATCCTACCCAACACTCCAAACCCTCCTCTTCTCCAAAAAGCTCGCATCTTTCCTCTCTCTCCCCCAAACCCTAACCTCCCCGCGCCTCCTCCGCTCCTCCCGCCACGCCGCCTTCCGCCGCCGCGCGTTCTCCACACGCGCCCAGTCCGACAACGGCGCTGGGGACCCCTCCCGCCACTACGATTTCGACCTCTTCACCATCGGCGCCGGCAGTGGCGGCGTCCGCGCCTCCCGCTTCGCCGCCAATTTCGGCGCCAAGGTCGCCGTCTGCGAGCTCCCCTTCGCCACCATCTCCTCTGAAACCGCCGGCGGCGTCGGCGGCAC GTGTGTGCTTCGTGGATGTGTGCCCAAGAAGCTAATGGTTTACGCTTCGAAATATTCACATGAATTTGAGGACAGCATTGGCTATGGGTGGAAGTATGAGACTGAGCCAAAGCATGACTGGAGCACATTGATGGCCAACAAGAATGCTGAGCTGCAGCGCCTCACCGGTATCTACAAGAATGTGCTCAAGAATGCTAATGTCAGTCTGCTCGAAGGCCGCGGCAAG ATAGTGGATCCCCACACGGTTGATGTGGATGGGCAGCTGTATTCAGCTAGACATATACTGATTTCGGTTGGGGGGCGACCCTTCATCCCTGATATTCCGGGAAGTAAGTATGCAATAGATTCTGATGCTGCTCTTGATTTGCCTGAGAGGCCGGGAAAAATTGCAATAGTTGGTGGTGGATACATTGCCTTGGAGTTTGCTGGTATCTTCAATGGTCTGAAGAGTGATGTCCATGTGTTTATACGTCAAAAGCAAATTTTGAGAGGTTTTGATGATGAG ATTAGAGGATTTCTCGCTGAGCAAATGTCTCTGAGAGGAATCGAGTTCCACACAGAGGAGTCTCCCCAGGCTATCTTAAAATCATCTGATGGTTCATTTTCCCTGAAAACTAACAAAGGAACCGTTGAAGGCTTCTCACATGTTATGTTTGCAACAGGGCGTAGACCTAATACAAAG AATTTGGGATTGGAGGCGGTAGGGGTGAAGATGGCCAATAGTGGAGCGATAGAG GTTGATGAATTCTCTCGTACATCGGTTCCCTCAATTTGGGCTGTGGGAGATGTTACAGACAGAGTAAATCTGACTCCAGTGGCTTTGATGGAAGGAGGCGCATTAGCAAAAACACTGTTTCTGAATGAGCCCACAAAACCTGATTACAG GGCTATTCCTTCTGCTGTGTTTTCCCAGCCACCCATTGGGCAAGTTGGTCTTTCTGAAGAACAG GCTACGGAACAATATGGTGATGTTGATATTTACACGTCAAACTTCAAGCCCATGAAGGCCACTCTCTCGGGGTTGCCAGATCGAGTCTTCATGAAACTTATAGTGTGTGCAAAGACAAACAAAATTCTGGGCTTGCACATGTGTGGAGATGATTCACCTGAAATTGTTCAG GGATTCGCAGTTGCTGTTAAAGCTGGCTTGACTAAGGCAGACTTAGATGCCACGATAGGTATTCACCCGACAGCTGCTGAAGAGTTAGTAACAATGAGGACTCCTACTCGGAAGATCAGAAAAAATCCTCCACCTCAG GAGAAGACAGATACCGATGTGAAAGCTGCCGCTGGTGTTTAA
- the LOC101296620 gene encoding U3 small nucleolar RNA-associated protein 18 homolog: MSLISQNIPSGFKSSRTKREVPDEPAFMQANDENGNGKEMSLEVMRVNKRKKPRNEVDEKDAVEQEKEMKKLESFLFGNIYAPVEFGKEVEEGDAVDNDSSLFFVDRSANSVLSVGEDDGEVLEEEPKQRKAVWEDDEEAKANVNIAKVNRLRKLRKEEDESLISGSEYVSRLRAQHVKLNPGTEWAQLDSEPRNNKYSDDESSDDEDRAVVAHGYKAVGAVDDLLRTNEDFVVKSSSKLLPGLLEYSILTDANAEEPSSGPINSVQFHRNAQLLLTAGLDRRLRFFQIDGKRNAKIESIFIDDCPIRKAAFLPDGSQVIIAGRRKFFYSFDLVKAKVDRIGPLVGREEKSLEVFEVSPDSSTIAFVGNEGYILLVSTKTKELIGTLKMNGTARSLAFSEDGKQLLSSGGDGQIYHWDLRTGACFHKAVDEGCINGTSLCTSPNGKLFAAGSDSGIVNIYNREEFLGGKRKPIKTVENLTTKVDFLKFNTDSQILAICSSMKKNSLKLVHVPSLTVFSNWPPQKKTLHYPRCLDFSPGGGFMAMGNAAGKVLLYKLHHYHDA; this comes from the coding sequence ATGAGTTTAATATCGCAGAATATCCCGTCTGGTTTTAAATCAAGCAGGACCAAAAGGGAGGTTCCTGATGAGCCTGCGTTTATGCAAGCAAATGATGAGAATGGAAATGGGAAAGAGATGAGTTTGGAGGTTATGAGGGTGAACAAGAGGAAGAAACCGCGCAATGAGGTTGATGAGAAAGACGCGGTGGAGCAAGAGAAGGAGATGAAGAAGCTGGAGAGTTTTTTGTTTGGAAACATTTATGCGCCGGTGGAGTTTGGGAAGGAGGTTGAGGAGGGAGATGCAGTGGATAATGACTCTTCTTTGTTCTTTGTGGATCGTTCTGCAAATAGTGTGCTTTCTGTTGGTGAAGATGATGGAGAAGTATTGGAGGAGGAACCTAAGCAAAGGAAAGCTGTCTGGGAGGATGATGAAGAGGCAAAGGCCAATGTGAATATTGCCAAAGTTAATAGATTAAGGAAGCTGAGGAAGGAAGAGGATGAGAGTTTGATTTCTGGTTCTGAGTATGTTTCAAGATTGAGGGCGCAACATGTTAAGCTGAATCCCGGCACGGAGTGGGCTCAACTTGATTCAGAGCCAAGGAACAATAAATATTCTGACGATGAATCATCAGATGATGAAGATAGGGCAGTAGTGGCCCATGGCTACAAGGCTGTTGGAGCTGTTGATGATCTCCTTCGAACAAATGAGGATTTTGTTGTGAAGAGCAGTTCAAAGTTGTTGCCTGGGCTTCTTGAATACTCAATACTGACAGATGCTAACGCAGAGGAACCTTCTAGTGGTCCTATAAATTCAGTGCAGTTTCATAGAAATGCTCAGTTGCTTCTGACTGCTGGATTGGATCGAAGGCTTAGGTTTTTCCAGATTGATGGAAAACGGAATGCTAAAATTGAAAGCATCTTCATTGATGATTGTCCAATTCGGAAGGCAGCCTTCTTGCCTGATGGCTCTCAGGTTATTATAGCTGGAAGGAGGAAGTTCTTTTACAGCTTTGATTTAGTGAAGGCCAAAGTTGATAGAATAGGACCCCTTGTTGGTAGAGAGGAGAAAAGCTTGGAAGTTTTTGAGGTTTCCCCTGATTCTAGTACAATTGCCTTTGTGGGCAATGAAGGGTATATCTTGTTGGTTTCCACTAAAACAAAGGAATTGATTGGGACACTGAAGATGAATGGAACTGCACGTTCTTTAGCTTTTTCCGAAGATGGGAAGCAGTTATTGAGCTCTGGTGGAGATGGACAGATTTACCACTGGGATTTGAGAACAGGAGCTTGCTTCCATAAGGCTGTTGATGAAGGCTGTATAAATGGCACATCTCTGTGTACATCTCCAAATGGAAAACTGTTTGCTGCTGGTTCAGACAGTGGGATTGTCAATATCTACAACAGAGAAGAATTTTTAGGGGGCAAGAGAAAACCCATCAAGACAGTCGAGAATCTCACAACCAAAGTAGATTTTCTCAAGTTCAATACCGATTCTCAAATACTGGCTATTTGTTCAAGCATGAAGAAGAACAGCTTGAAGTTGGTACATGTTCCATCATTGACTGTGTTCTCTAACTGGCCTCCACAGAAGAAGACCCTGCACTATCCCCGGTGTTTGGATTTCAGTCCTGGTGGAGGTTTCATGGCCATGGGAAATGCTGCTGGAAAAGTTTTGCTGTACAAGTTGCACCACTACCATGATGCATAG
- the LOC101313769 gene encoding F-box/LRR-repeat protein 17-like yields MEQRHHPHISSAGSTTPFGSTASYGHKRPKTRGSYTCGRCGQPKKGHVCHVRVAAAESGADSHPDTPISITRTPALLPPPPPRQPYSNLRRALSFDDVESSGYGDSDAPDPDPDLDEIEDTEMDWDMGWGGLPMSCLWEILRRLPPPGLLSAAMVCRGWRETTRRLWKAAESLRLRVPARAQVRFVRLVLHKCHDLVSLSLTIESDVDATMLECIAFSCPNLESMEIYTTGKAINRITGDELSRFVADRRLLKSLKMEGCSNIGGFALCSSSLLTLWLSGLHSLSKMVFNCPNLKEISIDFSRQGNDNTDLITMVDGLGRNCPRLQNIHIASVRLSHAVVLALTDAQLRDLRMLSLVLGSQITDASVAAVASTYPYLELLDLSGSSISDSGIQIICNVFPETLSRLLVALCPNITTMGIVFATTQLPLLELMDCGMTICDPNASDPTSEESSDFQLSMTSKAKAHLICQNLIIKHGRLKKLSLWGCTGLDALSLSCPELSDLNLNSCNNLHPERLSLQCPNLEKVHASGCQRMLIGAIHSQLHNTAATMESLLLPCKRLASGSKRIRVPHYMMEQSLQSYEDDKKRRRVERRPCNVLF; encoded by the exons ATGGAGCAGCGCCACCACCCCCACATCTCCTCCGCCGGGTCTACCACCCCGTTCGGATCCACCGCCAGCTACGGCCACAAGCGCCCCAAGACGCGCGGCAGTTACACCTGCGGCCGATGCGGCCAGCCAAAGAAGGGCCACGTCTGCCACGTCCGCGTCGCCGCCGCCGAATCCGGCGCCGATTCTCACCCCGACACTCCCATCTCCATCACCCGAACCCCGGCGCTGCTGCCTCCCCCGCCTCCACGTCAGCCCTACTCCAACCTCCGCCGAGCTTTGTCCTTCGACGACGTCGAGAGCTCCGGTTACGGAGACTCCGATGCTCCGGATCCGGATCCGGACTTGGATGAGATCGAGGACACGGAGATGGATTGGGATATGGGATGGGGCGGGCTTCCGATGAGCTGTCTGTGGGAGATTCTGAGGCGGCTGCCGCCGCCGGGGCTGTTATCGGCGGCGATGGTGTGCCGGGGATGGAGGGAGACGACGAGGAGGCTGTGGAAGGCAGCGGAGTCCCTGAGGCTTAGGGTTCCGGCGAGGGCTCAGGTTCGGTTTGTTCGATTGGTGTTGCACAAATGCCACGACCTCGTTAGCCTCTCTCTCACAATTGAAAG TGATGTGGATGCGACAATGCTAGAGTGTATTGCATTTTCATGCCCAAATCTTGAATCTATGGAGATCTATACTACTGGGAAGGCAATCAATCGGATTACCGG TGATGAACTGAGTCGATTTGTTGCTGATAGAAGATTACTGAAAAGCCTTAAGATGGAAGGTTGTTCTAATATAGGCGGCTTTGCTCTCTGTTCATCAAGTCTATTGACACTTTGGCTTTCGGGTCTTCATTCCCTTTCTAAGATG GTTTTCAACTGCCCTAATTTGAAAGAGATTTCTATTGATTTTTCTCGCCAAGGAAATGACAATACTGATCTCATAACAATGGTTGATGGTCTGGGAAGGAATTGCCCAAGGCTTCAAAACATACACATTGCATCAGTCCGGCTTTCACATGCTGTTGTCCTCGCCCTTACAGATGCTCAATTAAG GGATTTGCGAATGCTGTCTCTTGTTCTTGGATCTCAAATCACTGATGCATCAGTTGCTGCTGTAGCTTCAACCTATCCCTACTTAGAATTGCTTGATCTGAGCGG ATCTAGTATCAGTGACAGTGGCATTCAGATCATTTGCAATGTGTTTCCTGAAACTCTGTCAAGGCTACTTGTTGCTCTTTGTCCCAATATCACTACAA TGGGTATAGTATTTGCCACAACTCAACTGCCTCTTCTCGAGCTGATGGACTGTGGCATGACGATATGCGATCCCAATGCTTCAGATCCTACCTCTGAAGAAAGCAGTGACTTTCAATTATCAATGACATCAAAAGCCAAAGCACACCTCATTTGCCAGAATCTGATAATCAAACATGGCCGATTAAAAAAACTTAGCTTGTGGGGCTGTACTGGCTTAGAT GCTCTATCTTTAAGCTGCCCAGAACTCAGTGATCTAAATTTAAATTCTTGTAACAATTTGCATCCAG AGAGATTGTCACTTCAGTGCCCAAATTTAGAAAAGGTGCATGCATCAGGTTGTCAACGGATGTTGATTGGAGCCATTCACAGTCAG CTCCATAATACTGCTGCTACTATGGAAAGCCTATTATTACCATGCAAGCGTCTAGCCAGTGGCTCCAAGAGGATTCGGGTTCCACATTATATGATGGAACAG AGTTTGCAGTCATACGAGGATGATAAGAAGCGAAGAAGGGTTGAACGGCGGCCTTGTAATGTGCTTTTCTAG
- the LOC101297789 gene encoding phospholipase A1-Igamma1, chloroplastic-like — MAISLSHTVLPFKKLHHHASSTLKSHPFRSNLTLPTTTTTTTLCKVVSKTSDSLTSIITELEKERARVDKVDDTNDIDEIYLDDEIDDKANHNNATEQQRRLPDAWRELHGEDDWVGLLDPMDPLLRSELIRYGEMAQACYDAFDFDPFSKYCGSCRFTRANFFDSLGMSHHGYHVSRYLFATSNINLPNFFKKSRWPKVWSKNANWIGYVAVSDDETTARLGRRDISIAWRGTVTRLEWIVDLMDFLKPLSNNKIPCPDPHVKAESGFLDLYTDKDQTCRFCTYSAREQILTEIKRLMEKYRNEELSITITGHSLGSALAILSAYDIAETGLNVKADGRVVPVSVFSFSGPRVGNVHFKERLEALGVKVLRVVNVHDVVPKSPGLLINEHVPAMMLKLTENLPWSYSHVGVELELDHKNSPFLKQTNDPGCSHNLEAHLHLLDGYHGKGHRFVLASGRDPALVNKASDFLKDHYLVPPFWRQDENKGMVRCKDGRWMQPERPKLDDHPEDIHHHLKQLGLVSDQDQSDSDRKQLSS, encoded by the exons ATGGCCATTTCCTTATCCCACACAGTCCTCCCTTTCAAAAAGCTCCACCACCACGCTTCCTCAACCCTAAAGTCTCACCCCTTTCGATCAAACCTCACCCTCCCCACCACTACCACCACCACCACTCTATGCAAGGTGGTCTCGAAAACCAGCGACTCCCTAACCTCCATAATCACCGAGCTCGAAAAAGAACGAGCCAGAGTCGACAAAGTGGACGACACTAATGACATAGATGAAATCTATCTCGATGACGAAATTGATGACAAAGCGAACCACAACAACGCCACAGAGCAGCAGCGTCGTCTGCCCGACGCGTGGCGGGAGCTCCACGGCGAGGACGACTGGGTCGGTCTCCTCGACCCGATGGACCCGCTCCTCCGCTCGGAGCTCATCCGCTATGGCGAGATGGCCCAGGCCTGCTACGACGCCTTCGACTTCGACCCTTTCTCCAAGTACTGCGGCAGCTGCCGATTCACGCGCGCAAACTTCTTCGACTCCCTCGGAATGTCCCACCACGGCTACCACGTCTCCCGCTACCTCTTCGCCACCTCCAACATCAACCTCCCAAACTTCTTCAAGAAGTCGCGGTGGCCCAAGGTCTGGTCCAAAAACGCCAACTGGATCGGGTACGTCGCGGTCTCCGACGACGAGACGACGGCGCGTCTGGGGAGGAGAGACATCAGCATCGCGTGGCGGGGAACAGTGACCCGGTTGGAGTGGATCGTGGACTTGATGGACTTTCTAAAACCGCTCTCCAATAATAAGATCCCCTGCCCCGACCCGCATGTCAAAGCCGAATCCGGGTTCCTGGATCTTTACACAGACAAGGACCAAACCTGTAGGTTCTGTACTTACTCGGCGAGGGAGCAGATTCTGACGGAGATCAAACGGCTGATGGAGAAGTACCGTAACGAGGAGCTGAGCATTACCATCACCGGGCACAGCCTCGGCAGCGCGTTGGCGATTTTGAGCGCGTATGATATAGCCGAGACGGGTCTGAATGTTAAGGCGGACGGTCGGGTCGTGCCCGTGTCGGTTTTTTCGTTTTCGGGTCCTCGGGTCGGGAATGTTCATTTCAAGGAGAGGCTAGAGGCGTTGGGTGTGAAGGTGTTGAGGGTGGTGAACGTGCATGACGTGGTGCCTAAGAGTCCAGGGTTGCTGATTAATGAGCACGTGCCGGCGATGATGCTTAAGTTGACGGAGAATTTGCCGTGGAGTTACTCTCACGTCGGAGTTGAGCTCGAGTTGGATCATAAGAACTCGCCGTTTTTGAAGCAGACTAATGATCCGGGATGTTCTCATAACTTGGAAGCTCACTTGCATTTGCTTGACGG GTACCATGGAAAAGGCCATAGATTTGTGCTGGCAAGCGGAAGAGACCCTGCACTAGTGAACAAGGCCTCCGATTTCTTGAAAGATCACTACTTGGTGCCGCCTTTCTGGAGACAAGACGAGAACAAGGGCATGGTGAGGTGCAAGGACGGGCGTTGGATGCAGCCGGAGAGGCCAAAGCTCGACGATCATCCTGAAGACATTCACCACCATCTCAAGCAACTAGGACTTGTTTCCGATCAAGATCAATCCGATTCCGATCGGAAACAGTTATCTAGCTAG
- the LOC101299249 gene encoding photosystem II reaction center W protein, chloroplastic-like, with the protein MASFTASTPTSSVTRAALVHKPSVGAPSSTILALPSIGNKGKLRCSMEAKPPMKESNSNIGMSASLVAAALAATMSSPAAMALVDDRLSTEGTGLPFGLSNNLLGWILLGVFALIWTFYFTYTSGLEEDEESGLSL; encoded by the exons ATGGCCTCCTTCACAGCTAGCACTCCCACCTCATCTGTCACCAGGGCAGCCCTTGTGCACAAGCCATCTGTTGGGGCTCCATCCTCAACTATTCTAG CTTTGCCATCAATTGGAAACAAGGGAAAGCTGAGATGTTCAATGGAGGCAAAGCCCCCAATGAAGGAGAGCAACTCAAACATTGGGATGAGTGCATCTCTGGTAGCTGCAGCTTTGGCTGCAACCATGTCAAGCCCAGCAGCCATGGCATTGGTGGATGATAGATTGAGCACAGAAGGAACAGGGCTTCCCTTTGGTTTGAGCAACAATCTTCTCGGGTGGATCCTTCTTGGTGTGTTCGCTCTCATCTGGACTTTCTACTTCACCTACACTTCAGGTCTTGAAGAGGATGAGGAGTCAGGTCTATCCCTCTAG